Part of the Deltaproteobacteria bacterium CG2_30_66_27 genome, GGAACCTCGCCAAGTCGGTGACGGTGGAGTAGGCCCCCGCGTGACTAATCAGAAGTTCCCCGGCAGTTTCATAGGCCTCGCCTCCTGAAATTCCCATGATAACCGGCAGTTGTTCTTTTCCCTGCGGTCCAGCTTGCTGCAGATTGTACCCATGTATATCGTAAATAATCCCTTGACAAGGTGGGCGCATCATGCGATAAGTAACCATGCATATCGATGTCGTCCCCAATCGGAACTCCTCTCCCGCCTACCTGCTGCGCGAATCGTATCGCGAAGGAGGGAAGGTCAAGAAGCGCACCCTGGCCAATCTCTCCTCGCTTCCCATCGAGCAGATCGAGAGGATCCGCCAAGTTCTCCGTGGCGAGCAACTCGCTCCGGTGGATACCCTCTTCAAGTCCGTCGGTTCCGCCCATCACGGACACGTGCAGGCGGTCCTGTCGGCGATGAAGCGACTTCGGTTCGACGCCTTGCTCTCTTCCCGCCCCTGCCGGGAGCGGGACCTGGTGGTCGGCATGGTGGCCGTTCGCATCCTCGCGCCGCACAGCAAGCTCGCCACCACCCGGTGGTGGCATTTTACGACGCTGCCGGAGATCCTCGGAGTCTCCGACGCCACGGAAGACGATCTCTACGAGGCGATGGATTGGCTGCTGGCGCGGCAAGAGCGCATCGAGAAGAAACTGGCAGCTCGTCATCTGCAGGAGAACGGGCTGGTCCTGTACGACCTGAGTTCCAGTTACTTCGAAGGGGTCACCTGCCTGCTGGCGGCGCTGGGGCATTCAAGAGACGGCGTCAAGGGGAAGTTGCAGGTCAACTACGGGCTTCTGGCCGCTCCGGGCGGCTGCCCGGTCTCCGTGTCCGTGTACGAAGGCAACACGGGGGACCCGACGACGTTGCTGGAACAGGTCACGAAGGTCAAGGATGCCTTCGGGATCAAGAACCTGGTGCTGGTGGGCGATCGGGGGATGATCACCCAGAAGCAGATCGACTCTCTCAAGGACATCGAGGGGGTGGACTGGATCAGCGCGTTGAAGACCGGCGGTATCCGCGAACTGTTGCACAGCGGCGCCCTGCAGATGGGCCTGTTCGATGAGCGCAACCTGTTCGAACTGACCCATCCCGACTTCCCCGGAGAGCGGCTGATCGCCTGTCGGAATCCCGAGTTGGCCCGGATGCGGGCCGCCAAGCGGCAGGATCTCCTGTCGGCGACCACGCAGGAACTGGACAAGGTCAAGAGGATGGTGGAGAAGGGCCGCATCGTAGGGCGTGACAAGATCGGGGTCCGCATCGGGCGGGTGATCAACAAATACAAGATGGCCAAGCACCTTGCTCTCGTGATCGACGATCATCGCTTCGACTACGAGATCCGCCAGGACCAGGTAGCCGCCG contains:
- a CDS encoding transposase, with the protein product MHIDVVPNRNSSPAYLLRESYREGGKVKKRTLANLSSLPIEQIERIRQVLRGEQLAPVDTLFKSVGSAHHGHVQAVLSAMKRLRFDALLSSRPCRERDLVVGMVAVRILAPHSKLATTRWWHFTTLPEILGVSDATEDDLYEAMDWLLARQERIEKKLAARHLQENGLVLYDLSSSYFEGVTCLLAALGHSRDGVKGKLQVNYGLLAAPGGCPVSVSVYEGNTGDPTTLLEQVTKVKDAFGIKNLVLVGDRGMITQKQIDSLKDIEGVDWISALKTGGIRELLHSGALQMGLFDERNLFELTHPDFPGERLIACRNPELARMRAAKRQDLLSATTQELDKVKRMVEKGRIVGRDKIGVRIGRVINKYKMAKHLALVIDDHRFDYEIRQDQVAAEAALDGIYVIRTSLPKERISAPDAVRSYKSLSDVERAFRCLKSIDLLVRPIRHRLEDRVRAHIFLCMLSYYVELH